The following DNA comes from Poecilia reticulata strain Guanapo linkage group LG16, Guppy_female_1.0+MT, whole genome shotgun sequence.
GTTGAATGCATGGAAGAACCAGCCATCTGATAAAAACACTTTGGTTTGAAAAGCTAAGGTTATATACACAAATACATTAACCCCACCCCAGTTGTTCGGGTTAATTTATATTTGCACAGTTAGGTGTGAATGTGGGGGTATTGTTCTCCCCAGgttattcattcagaaatgcaCTAAATGGGCACATCATGACCTCTTTGCCCTTAAAATAATCAgctaaataatttcaaaaatgtaccAAACTAAGGATTTGAGAGAGTTTGCCAAGGCCAAATTGTGCCTGTTAGACAGTTTGGTTAGACAATATCCAAATCTGATGTGATTGtggtttgtttctggtttgtaGTGATTAACGTCCATCAAAATCAATCCAGGGAAGGCACCATGGTGAACTGTTGCCGGTGTTGCCCTTTGGTCTGTATAGTTATGGGTCTCTCAGAGTGCATGCTGACCCCTGTTCACTccccaaaacaacaaacatttggaCATATGAACTCAGAACTGGGTCATGTTCTGGTCTGATAGATGGTTTTGGAATTGCATCTGAGTGAATGTGTGTTGTTCACTTAAAAGATGGCAAGCCAGTGGAGGCAGTGTGATGTTTTATCAATGTTCTACTTGGAAACCATATAGATTCTAGCTtgatacatacatttttaatcattgttGCACACCATGTAAACCCTCTGTAAAAGGGTACATACGTATTCTAGTGTCTTTGACctcttccagcaggataatgcTCACAGCCATAGAGTAAAAATGGTTCAGTAATGAGGGAACAACCAAGAGGTGTTGATTTGGCCTTCAAATTCCTCAGATATTAATCCAATTGATTAATATGGATTGATTCATAAAGGACCGCCACTTGACTGCTGCTAACATTGGTGTCAGATACCACAACACGCAATCAGGGGTCTAAAAAAGACCACGCCTCAAAAGGGCACGATTGTTTTAATAGCAGAAAGATCATCAACTGAAAGGACAGCAGTCATAATATTACGCCTTGTTAGTGTACATGTATGTTGTTTTCAGATAAATCTGTCTGCTGCAAGATTGTATCCTTCTGTTAAAAGAAATTAGCTGCAGTATGCAATTAAATACCTCATAAAaccagtttgtcttttttggaAACTGAGTAAAATGATGTATGAAAGGTTTATTTCAACAAGCCTCTAATTGCTGTTTGTGTCAGCTTTATCATTCATCCTAATCCGTAATAATCTCAGCAGCTGGGTCCAGTGATCCATGGGACCAGTGTCGCGAGAACAATTGCAAGGAGAAGTTTGGAGATGGGACATGTAACCGAGAATGCATGGAGTCACGTTGCCTTCGAGACGGATTTGACTGCCTGAAGAATCGGGTTCACTGCAAGTAAAAAAACCTTTGTGACTAAATTAACGTTTTGAACTGTAAATTATGGAAACCCTTTTAGCTTAATAGGCTGGATTTTAGTGGTGTAAAATAAGCATTTCCTCTTCTATTATTAAGATGTCACATATCAACAGATGATGAAAAAACATTACCTGGAggatttattttacatacgACCTGGTGCAGATATTTGTAAAATTAGAGAGTGTGCTTAAACACTTTATTATTATGATGCTATCATTTCTGTCACTAATTTTCCTTCTCTTCTCACGCCTTTGTTCCCCATTCATCACATCTCTCAGTCGAGGATACACTCAGTATTGTCGAGCTTATTATGCCAGCAATCGCTGTGACCAGGGCTGCAACAACGCTGACTGTGGATGGGATGGAAGTGACTGCTTCAGAGAGCAGAGCCCTCAGTGGGCCAAAGGCACCCTGCTTCTTCACACCAAGATCCCAAAGCAAAATCTCTCCCTCGCTGTCACACCTCTACTCTGGACACTCAGTGTCTTCCTGCAGTCACCCCTCAAACTGAGGGGAAACATTTCCCTTGCAACAAACTTGAACTTGTTTGACATTTACCCTCAGAAGTTTGCCGACATGCTGGCTCACTCTTCACCAACAGACTCTAATGGGTAGGTAATACGTGTGGGATTTGAGACCACaccattttcttattttaacagTAATAATATTAAAGACAAAGTTAGTTATGTAAAGTAAGCTTAATGAAACAGTAAGTGATATGATAGAttatacattaaaaattaaGCATTTGGCAAGACTGCCTAAAACAAcctcaaacattttatatacataaaaatgGTTTCAGTTCCTATATAATAACACATAAAATGTAAGGGTACCAACTGGACTGCCTTGAAGACCTCCATTAATCCAAGCAGGGCAACCTTAAGCTTTGTCATGGAGCAATTAACAAATATCTCTGTATAACTTAAAAGCCCAACAAGCAGAAATTACAAGAAAAGCTAAATTAAGTAACTGTTAGTTAAATGTTAAAGATAATTTGGTTCAAATTTGCAACAGCAGCAAGATATTTGTGTCCAAAGCTGTTGCATCTTCAAAGTAATAAGGCTTAAATTCAATTGCATTGCTACCTTGGTTAacttaaaaatgtgcagaaacctggagaattattaattaattagagTATGGTAGGGTTAAATACTTAATCCAATTCAACCAAAAAGATTAGTtgtattgacttaaaaatacaacaagcGAAGTTGGTCCACAGCTATAtgagaaatactttattatcactaatcaatataaaaatgaagtaCATAACTGTGGGTCACTCCTAGTGGAGTGAGGTGGACTACTTAAATCGTTTATAAAGACAACCTAAACTgagcaaacatgtaaaactaaGGGTGGCAAAGACAACACCTTGTGGATCTTCATTAAGCGCATGAAAGGTATAACATTTAAGAGGTACCTGCTCTTTTGTACCAAACTTCTCCTGTCTCCTCTGTAGTTCCCTCCTGTTCCTACAAGTCGACAACAGGCCTTGCTCCAGGTCATCTACCTGTTTCCCGTACGCTACTGAAGCCGGCAGTTTCCTACATGCAGTGATAATGTCAAAGCCTTCGACGTTCCCAATTCTGCAGGACCCGCAAGTCGCATTGGAGCTGCAAGTCATTATCGGCATCAGAGGTGTCCAAGAGGAAATAGGAAGCAGAGAGGAACAAGTGGAAGTTGAAGGTAGGCTCTTGTTTCCCGTCACctacacacacgctcacacacacttcCATACTCCAAATGTAGCCAatcaaaacaatataaaacagcTTTGTTTTCCTGGTGTGCAGACTGGGGTGTGAATTTCTTTGAATTGTAttcacaatcaaataaaaaaaggtatCAGCACAAAGATGATTTTCAATGTCTTCATAAAGTAGAGGTATAAATAAattgtagaaataaattaatcttaaattattaaatggattttttagattaaatgcTCCTTTCATCAGAGGTAAAATTATCTTAGATAACTGGTGctacttttatttacttgtatATCTTAATGTTTCCATTATTTCATTCAAAGAGCAAACCCCTGCCTGGATTTGGGCTGTGGCTGCCATTGCAGTTGGACTTCTGATTTTGATTCCTCTGGTGGTCTTTCTGGTGATGAGGAAGATGAGATTGCAGCGATCAGAGAACAACGGCAGTGTTAGGGTGAGACATCGGTCTAAAGTTGCTAACGATGATGACAGCAGCAAATCCAAGGCCTGGATGCAACACACACCACACCAAGAGCAACGAGTTCGATAtaacagagagaaagacaaaattAGCCTtcggaagaaaaagaaatacaaggaagcagagaaaaagagaaggagGGAACCGTTAGGGGAGGATGCCATACGAATGCGGTAAGTGTTGCTGCTCCTAAAGATTGTGATGTGGTCTGAAAGAGCTGTGTAACCAAAACATTTGTCCTCTGCTTTTTTATGATTGTggctaaattttatttttgattgtcaAAGCTTCTCATTTTGGAACACATTTAGAAATTGTGttctaaatgtatatatttatttcacattaaattcagagttttacaacattttaagaaatacaaCAAAGCACTAAGATGTGACTTAAAATGTTACATAGTACACTGCTCATTGCATGGTTTATTTATGATACCGATAGGTATCTTCAGTGATATCGTATCTCAATTTCTCTCAGACGGTTTCTTTTTAATGCAACAAAGAATGCTCAAATTGACCGTTCATCCTCAAAGTCTTAGTAGGAGTCAATGGAGTTTGATTGTCCTACAGATGTGTTTTGTTGAGCTAAAGTTAGTGTCCGCTGGAGGAGCTCCATCATCTGGGGTAGCCAGGAGAACAGTCAATACTCCTCCACATTAAGATTAATTGTTTGAGGTGGAATTAGGATATGgtcatatatataaataaatcaacttgcttgtgttgatttattattttgtagaattttATCCTGTTTAATAGAGCTATATGACCTGTTTAATAGAGCTATATGacaattattaataatcactCAACCACAAATGACACTAGCTATCCAAACAGCTAAACAGAATGAATGCAGAAACTCCAGACTCAGGGTTGACATCTTGAAGAATTTACTGACATCAATTTTTTGTGAAAGTGTAACAGGATAAACAAAGGAATACATACAAGTATCATTCGTGCAGTAACAACGTCAAAATCACTGCACACACCATTTTTATACACAGACTAGAGGTCCGAGTTAGCTTAGCAACAGGCCGAGTTTACTACTaccataaaaatacacaatttctCTACAAATGGAGATGTCTGCAATAACTATTCTCATATGTAATTAATTCCACTTATAATACTTACAGATGATGGTTTAGCAGGCAAGAAAACAACATAAGCAGAGCTGAGGAACTGCAATGTGGCTGCAACTATACTACTTCTATTGCTTTTTATAACTACCAAGAATGACCACTAGATGGGATTGTTTAGCCCAAAATAAGATAACAGCAAAACGGTGAACATAACAAAGTTGACAAATTCTTGTAATTATTgaattggatggatggattggaaagaaagaaaagctttatttttatgaaaaatctaaatttaggACAAGTGTCCTTGTATTTTCTTAGGatcaattcatttaaaaactacagtaCTGATCTCAAAGAACATTTAGACAAATAGTCAATAATCAAGGCAAACAGAAGAACTCAAGAAATTATTAAAGAGCTTTCGAATGCTTACCAGTGTCCAAAAATGTCTTCTAAAGAAAGATTAAGATCATTGTATTTACTCTTATGGTAATTTGTTCCTATAGTTGTTAGATGCAACTGTTTCCCAAAATCAACATAATCCAGAAATCTACTGTACATGTACTGCAGAGCTCCCTGGGCACTTCCGGATaaaaaagtggggaaaaaggaaaactaacaaacaaattGTAACCAGATATATTGGAAATATATGATTTCATAATACTGTCTTGGCTTACAGGCCTTTGAAAAGGGACCAAGAGCCAGGAAGTGACACAGATTTTACCCAAAGCTCAATGGAGGACATCAACATAAGATGCTCCAGGCAACAGGAGGTTCCCTCCATCTGTGACCACAGGACCGCGGACCAGAGACACTTTCGGCCTGGAGCTGCTCAAACCCGCAGGCCAATACAACGTAATCTGtcatatttgttttagaaagaaCACAACTTCTCCTGGAATGTTTTGCTAACTGTCTTGACAATAACTTTAACATTCAACATGATAACTAAAGTCTACAGCACCTAAAGTGAAGTTATTGTTGTGCTCCAAGATCATCCCTTCCTCTGATCTTGGAGCGAATTTGCCAGAAGGATTCAAAACTGTCCTGAAAGTTTTCCACTaggaaaaaagctttttgtaacTCTTGAATCcaataaaagcagaagaggatttagtttccattttgcttcattcttgattttaaattagaatatatgtGTTGTGTAATTTGTTTACACTTGAGGATGAATTTAGCTCACAGTTTATGCCCTGAGTGAGTATGACAGTATAATTTCTCATCACTGAGTGtaaatttataaatatataaaatgtaaacacttaTTCGCAAAATACAGTAAACACACAGTCCCTACAGTAATCATATAGGACCTTGCATAAagctgttttaataaaagaaaaaaatgtttttaagattcAAATGCCTTTTACTATTACCATTTGAATGAGAATCATGCATTCTGAACTTTCTCTTAAGCAGCTCCACCTAGAGGATGGGAAAGGAATGCCATGCCTCCTCCTTTGCTCAGTCCCCCTCAGCAGGTCAGTCATTGCAAGTAGTTAAGCTAAAAACCAAATGTGTATTGTGGGTGAAGTCAAACGTTTATCCTAGTAATGTTCTGTTGGCAGTCAGCAGAGTGGTGTGGTCCAGATGGGtctgtggttctgatccgaGCTGTGCGCAGTGGGCTGGACAGAGTGGTTCTGGAGCTGTTGCAAGCTGGAGTTCCAgtgaacaacacagatcataCTGGTAATGCTGGGGCTTGATAATGTACCTCAGCCCCCAGTCCTCATTTAGAGAGTTTATTCACAGTCATCTTTTTCTGACACTGAGGGGGTCGAGTAAGTTGTGACTTACCCCGTCTCTCTCACATCCTCTTTTTGTGTCCCTTCTGTCCCTCCTACCTGTCCTTCTCCAGCTcccctcctctcttcttctgACTCAGAGCAAAGTTAATATTCTTGTGTTGATGGATATATTAGCTTTGTGGTTCATCTTTCTCCTTGCTTCAGCTCTTCTGtccttttctttgtcttcaaccctctgtcctcctgtctcaTCACCCCCTTCCTCCCCTAATTAGAGGTGTCCTCCCTCTTCATCCCCCATCTCCTTACCATCTGGGCTTAACTCTGTTGTGTAATGGTTGTTCACTGGCTGACTTACTCCCTCACCTCCCCTCCACTCACACTTGTCTCTCAGGGAGATCAGCCCTACACTGGGCATGCTCAGTAAATCACCTCTCCCTAGCAAGGACCCTCATTCGCTATGGAGCCGCTGTGGACCTACAAGACAACAAGGTATGTGACTAAGATTTATTATCCAGACATTGTCCTGGAAAGAATTCCCACCTGTTAAACCTCTGCACATTTTTATGTGATAGCTGCAAACTTGAATATGTTATTTGGGGGATTTGGTTCACAGCAATGCAAAGTAGGACACAAACGAGAAATGGTACAAACATTTGagcatttttgtgcaaattcttttgaaaatgtgtttcaatattgattttaattctATCCCACTTTAGTTAgctacccctaaataaaattcagtgcaaccaGTTTCCTTTGGTTTGTGGCTGTAAGTTGGCAGAATGCCTGAAAGTTGAAGGGGTATAAGTGTTTTTGAAAGGCACTGTATCAGTTTATAGTTTTATCATCAAAAGATTATATGTAATAAATGATTTTGAGTACAGTCGCttttgtacaattatttttttttctgttagggTGAGACAGcgctcttcctctcctccctccatgGTTGTTATGACACTTCCAGGCTTCTCCTGCTTCATGGAGCCAACCTGGAGCTGCATGACCGGAGGGGCCGTCGTCCCATCGATGTGGCCAGAGAGGCCATGCACCATCAGGTCCTGGAGCTCTTGCTGGCCCACCAGATCCAGAGAGGACCTGTTCCTGTTAACACAGCCAACGATGTGATGTGGGAGGAGCGTGCTCTGATGTACTCGCCGTGGGTCAGTTCTCAGGGTCTCCCTGGAAGAAGTGCCTCATTCTCTGGGATGATAGCCCATCGAGATATGACCTCACCACCTCAGAAGTAAGCTTTCAGAAATTTGACTCAGACGCACGTCGTTATTTTGATAGACTAACCAAACAATTTAGTGATTACAAATGATCACTAATGGTCAGCAAAGCAAGGTTCAGGTTGGTTGCATTGACTAATTCACTCTCTCTTTGGTTACcgagcaacaacctgttgagtaacttgcgcagcagcagtttcatgtttcacCTCCTCATAGCTGCTTCAGAATAAAAAGAATGAGGTGGAGTGAAAGGAGAGAATGATTACAACAGCtcgagaagaaaaacaaaaaaatcaaaaatgatcaATATCAACTGATATGTAACCCTTATATTGCGATGTTTTCAGTCATACAATGGAGATAATAAAAGgattctgtttttcttaatttaagtTGTTCACCATAAGTCTTTGATGCCTTCATCAATTTGATCATGTTTTCATGACTTTTCTTTGTTGCCAGTGATTGGTCAATGGGCCGAATGCAGTACCCACCGCCCCAGAATTGGAGACCCCAGCTCAACCAATCAGCCACGGCGCTCGTTCCTCCAAGAGTCATGGGTCGTTCCCCTCGGCCAATCAGTACCTTACAGGAGGTGACATCAGAAGACGAGGATCGTGACCGGCATCACGAAAACCCCCGAGCCACTACACCTCACTTCCTCTCTCCCCAGCCAGCCCCCCGGCAGCGCTCTTTCTCATGTACCCAGCATGCACTGCAGCGCCGCTCCAGCGCTCTCCAGCCGGAGCCGAATTACCTCATTGTGACAGACAGAACAGCCAATGGGCCCATTGAGAGGCTGGTGGTTTCACCCCCACCGACTACTGCCGCCCAACCAGATCGCCAACCAGCGATGAACGGT
Coding sequences within:
- the notchl gene encoding neurogenic locus notch homolog protein 1 isoform X2; the encoded protein is MLSLRMFVLLGLSCTSQAAGSSDPWDQCRENNCKEKFGDGTCNRECMESRCLRDGFDCLKNRVHCNRGYTQYCRAYYASNRCDQGCNNADCGWDGSDCFREQSPQWAKGTLLLHTKIPKQNLSLAVTPLLWTLSVFLQSPLKLRGNISLATNLNLFDIYPQKFADMLAHSSPTDSNGSLLFLQVDNRPCSRSSTCFPYATEAGSFLHAVIMSKPSTFPILQDPQVALELQVIIGIRGVQEEIGSREEQVEVEEQTPAWIWAVAAIAVGLLILIPLVVFLVMRKMRLQRSENNGSVRVRHRSKVANDDDSSKSKAWMQHTPHQEQRVRYNREKDKISLRKKKKYKEAEKKRRREPLGEDAIRMRPLKRDQEPGSDTDFTQSSMEDINIRCSRQQEVPSICDHRTADQRHFRPGAAQTRRPIQPPPRGWERNAMPPPLLSPPQQSAEWCGPDGSVVLIRAVRSGLDRVVLELLQAGVPVNNTDHTGRSALHWACSVNHLSLARTLIRYGAAVDLQDNKGETALFLSSLHGCYDTSRLLLLHGANLELHDRRGRRPIDVAREAMHHQVLELLLAHQIQRGPVPVNTANDVMWEERALMYSPWVSSQGLPGRSASFSGMIAHRDMTSPPQNDWSMGRMQYPPPQNWRPQLNQSATALVPPRVMGRSPRPISTLQEVTSEDEDRDRHHENPRATTPHFLSPQPAPRQRSFSCTQHALQRRSSALQPEPNYLIVTDRTANGPIERLVVSPPPTTAAQPDRQPAMNGENTSRVEQAAVSSVTTEQKPNTNSTTDSTQTVL
- the notchl gene encoding neurogenic locus notch homolog protein 1 isoform X1, coding for MLSLRMFVLLGLSCTSQAAGSSDPWDQCRENNCKEKFGDGTCNRECMESRCLRDGFDCLKNRVHCNRGYTQYCRAYYASNRCDQGCNNADCGWDGSDCFREQSPQWAKGTLLLHTKIPKQNLSLAVTPLLWTLSVFLQSPLKLRGNISLATNLNLFDIYPQKFADMLAHSSPTDSNGSLLFLQVDNRPCSRSSTCFPYATEAGSFLHAVIMSKPSTFPILQDPQVALELQVIIGIRGVQEEIGSREEQVEVEEQTPAWIWAVAAIAVGLLILIPLVVFLVMRKMRLQRSENNGSVRVRHRSKVANDDDSSKSKAWMQHTPHQEQRVRYNREKDKISLRKKKKYKEAEKKRRREPLGEDAIRMRPLKRDQEPGSDTDFTQSSMEDINIRCSRQQEVPSICDHRTADQRHFRPGAAQTRRPIQPAPPRGWERNAMPPPLLSPPQQSAEWCGPDGSVVLIRAVRSGLDRVVLELLQAGVPVNNTDHTGRSALHWACSVNHLSLARTLIRYGAAVDLQDNKGETALFLSSLHGCYDTSRLLLLHGANLELHDRRGRRPIDVAREAMHHQVLELLLAHQIQRGPVPVNTANDVMWEERALMYSPWVSSQGLPGRSASFSGMIAHRDMTSPPQNDWSMGRMQYPPPQNWRPQLNQSATALVPPRVMGRSPRPISTLQEVTSEDEDRDRHHENPRATTPHFLSPQPAPRQRSFSCTQHALQRRSSALQPEPNYLIVTDRTANGPIERLVVSPPPTTAAQPDRQPAMNGENTSRVEQAAVSSVTTEQKPNTNSTTDSTQTVL
- the notchl gene encoding neurogenic locus notch homolog protein 1 isoform X3, encoding MLSLRMFVLLGLSCTSQAGSSDPWDQCRENNCKEKFGDGTCNRECMESRCLRDGFDCLKNRVHCNRGYTQYCRAYYASNRCDQGCNNADCGWDGSDCFREQSPQWAKGTLLLHTKIPKQNLSLAVTPLLWTLSVFLQSPLKLRGNISLATNLNLFDIYPQKFADMLAHSSPTDSNGSLLFLQVDNRPCSRSSTCFPYATEAGSFLHAVIMSKPSTFPILQDPQVALELQVIIGIRGVQEEIGSREEQVEVEEQTPAWIWAVAAIAVGLLILIPLVVFLVMRKMRLQRSENNGSVRVRHRSKVANDDDSSKSKAWMQHTPHQEQRVRYNREKDKISLRKKKKYKEAEKKRRREPLGEDAIRMRPLKRDQEPGSDTDFTQSSMEDINIRCSRQQEVPSICDHRTADQRHFRPGAAQTRRPIQPAPPRGWERNAMPPPLLSPPQQSAEWCGPDGSVVLIRAVRSGLDRVVLELLQAGVPVNNTDHTGRSALHWACSVNHLSLARTLIRYGAAVDLQDNKGETALFLSSLHGCYDTSRLLLLHGANLELHDRRGRRPIDVAREAMHHQVLELLLAHQIQRGPVPVNTANDVMWEERALMYSPWVSSQGLPGRSASFSGMIAHRDMTSPPQNDWSMGRMQYPPPQNWRPQLNQSATALVPPRVMGRSPRPISTLQEVTSEDEDRDRHHENPRATTPHFLSPQPAPRQRSFSCTQHALQRRSSALQPEPNYLIVTDRTANGPIERLVVSPPPTTAAQPDRQPAMNGENTSRVEQAAVSSVTTEQKPNTNSTTDSTQTVL